The nucleotide sequence TTTTAAATTCTCTACAAATCTCGGGTGATGCAAAGGTAGATTTACACTTTTTCTTTTACCATCGATTTCTATAGCTGTAGAAGTTACAATTGGAGATAAGCATATAAACTTATTTTCTTCATTATTAAACTCTGGTTCTTTTAGTACTTCCACGCTCTCAATCTTAAACTCATAATCTTGCAATTTGAGAACATCATTATTTAAGACTTCACTCACAAAATTTAACAAAAACTCTTTTTTAGGAGAAGTTATATATAAGTATGTCTTATCTAAAAACATTATATTTTCATTAACTATCTTAAGGTTTTTACTACGCAATTGAGAAAAAGTAAATAACTTAAAGACTTTTTTCCCATAACTATATCCTTTTGCGTGGAGCTCTTCTGCATATTCTTTATTTGCTTTTTTTAAAGTATTGTATATCCATCCTGATAAAAAGTAATTATAGTTTATATTTAGACTTTTATCCTCTTCCGGCACTAGTGTTAATCTTATTCTCATCTTATCCCCTCACAAAATATTATCTGTAGAATTTTTCTCTACTCCAATAATCTTTTTAGATAGCCACTTTTCAGAGCTGGCAGTATATATTAAAACGGAATCACATCTTAAATCCAAATGTCCTTTAAACCATAAGATAATTCTATTTAATTGAGCCTCTGTTAATTCCCCCTCAAAAACAGAATTTTGTACCCAATTCAAATAGGTCTTTAAAAATTTATTTACTTTTGCAACCCTTTTTTCTTCAACGTCATAAACTATAAGTACATACACATTACCACCACATTTTTAATGATTCATACTCTTCTTCATCCAACAAATGCTTTATAATCTTGTAACATTCAAGTCTTATAAGTCTTCTATAACTCACACTTCTGTTCAGTTTTGGATGTTTTATTATGGTGCCCAATTTTTCTTCAAATTCTCTCTGAAATATAACTCTTCCTTTCTCATTTAGATAACACATTTCTAATTCTTGATCGAAATGTTCTTCTCTTATCATTTTTTGATTTATCAAACTAAAAATAATCCTATCTACAATTATTGGCTTAAAAATTTCACTTATATCAAGGCTTAAAGAAAATCTCCTTTCACCCGGCTCATGTAAATAACTTATAGTTGGATTTAGTTGCGTATTGTATATTTCTGTAAGAACTATAGAATACATCATAGAATTACCAAAAGAAATCAAGGCATTTATGGGATTATCCGGAGGATTCATTGTCCTATTTTTAAATTCAAATTTTCCCTCAATTATTGTTTCAAAAGCACTATAATATATATTTCTAATCCTACCTTCAACCCCCATGAGTTCGCTTATAGTCTTAGCATCCTTTATATTTTTCCTCTCATTTTCTATCCTTTCAACATACTCATTTAATCCTTCTTTTCTATTTGCATAATATTTGACATTCTTTAAAATATTATGGCTAGCACCATTAATAATTTCCTTTGCAATTTTTAGCCTTTCATGCTCCTCTTTATATTTTTCTACTTGCTTTACTAGCAAAAAACCCGAAGGCAGATGTTCTCGCGGATAAAAGCTTCCCATATAATATCCATAATAATTAAAAACATGAAGTGTTATGTTGTTTTGTGCTAAAAAATTGATTGCTTTTGTATTTAAATCAACTTCTCCAAACAAAAATATCTCTTGGACGTTTTGCACGGGTAAGGGTTTTTTTCCGAATGTTTCACTTTCAAAATATATTGTATTGTCTTTTCTGCTTATCCTGCCATTAGCATTTAAATAATAGCTTCTTTTCATAAAATCACCTTCTAACTAAAACACAATTCATAATAACTACATTTTGTACAAATTTTACTTTTTACTTTAGCCGGTGGTTTATCCATTAATTTTATTTTGTTGATTTCTTCAATTACTTCCTTTATTTTATTCTCATCCTGCTCACTAAGAGTAATCTCCTCCCTCGAATGATTATTTATATAATGTATAACTCCTGTAACTTTGTCCACACCTTTCTTTTTCAAATAATAAATATAGTATAAAACTTGGTACTTCGTCGCTCCTTCTATTGCTTTACTCTTCTTAGTTTCATGTATTTCCAATTGATTTTTTACAAAATCTATTTTTATACGTCCATCAAGAAGAATCTCTTTATCCTCCCTCTGAAAGCTTTTTTCATGAAGCACTTTTCCTATATCCACATAATCAGAATTATGCTCCATATTTATACCATGAGTAAAAAGCCAAAGTTTATGCTTACACACAAAATAATAATTTATTTCTGTACCAGTTAGTAAATCCATAATATCACCTTATTAATATTAAAAGTTACGTTGTAAATACATTATCATAAGGTTTATCAATGAGAAGTCCTAAATCCTTATCATATTCACAATACACAAAATCTACATCATAGCCTTTATCTTCAATGAGTCCCTGTTTTTTTAAAGCGATATATCTTCCCTGAGAAATACCTACTACATATCCTGCAGCTTCAAAGTATTCTTTATTTTTAATTTTGTTTATATACTCTTCTTCAAATATATAAGGTACAACTTCTCTATTATCAAACAGTTCATAAAACTCTTCTTTTAAATATTTATTTTCAATAAAGGGATACAATTGACTTATAACATTTCTAAAGCTATCTTTTGCTTTTAGAAATTCCTCATAATCTTTATCTATATAGCCATCTTTATAAACTTCATTAACTAAATTTTGTATTAAATCTTCGCTTATCATATCATATTTACTTAAAAGTTCCAATGTTTTACTCACAACCTTTTGATTCTTATAAACAAATTTGTCTTCACAAGATCCTTGTGAAAAAATATAAACTGGCGATATACCCTTAACTCCTCTTCTGTTTACCCTCCCAAACCTCTGAATAAGTGCATCAATAGGAGCAGGTTCGGTATATAAAACATCAAAGTCTATATCTAATGAGACTTCTATTGCCTGTGTACCTACTAATAATTGAACTTTGTCCAAATTCTTCTCTATTCTTTCTCTGTCCTTTAAAATAAATCGCGAATGTAAAAGAGCTCTTTTACTTGTATAATCTTTTAGTTCATTATAAACTTTCTGTGCACGATCCACCGTATTACAAACAACAAGAACCTTTTTACTTTCTTTTATATCTTTTATTATTTTACCTATATTAGAAAAAACATCCCCTTCAGTGACTAAGACCTTGTGCCTTACAATCTTTTTAAGTTCTTCTTTTTTAGGCTCAATTAAAGCTTTTATATTTAATTCTTCTATAAAAAGTTTTTTTAAAAATTCTGGTAAAGTAGCTGACATAATAAAAACTTCGGCTTTATACTCTTCTTTTAAATATTTTAAACTTTCCAATATCAAAGCGGTAGTATGAGGGTCATAGCTATGAACTTCATCCACAATAAAAAGTCCACCTGTCATTTCACCAATATGCTGCTCAAATCCAGTAACACCAAAGAAGTATTTTAATATTTGAAATGGGGTTAACACTTTATAGGGTTTAAAAATTTTTTTAGATAAATCATATTTTGTCCTTGCCTTATTTACTGCGTCAAAATAATTTTCTTCTGATTTTGTAAACTCTTTATATAGAAAATACAAAGCCTTCCCATGAAGCAAAGCCACTCTTTCGTCTCCAAAAGAATCTTTGAGCCTATTGTACATAGCATTAATACTTGCTGTATAAGGCAGTAGATAAAACACTCTCTTTCCCTTTGATTCATTTTGGTTGTAATTACTCCACAAAAGAGAGGCTTCCGTTTTCCCATAACCAGTTGGTGCAATTAAAACGGCTGAACCTTTTGTATTCATGGCTTTTAATTGCGTATCTTTATAATTTTCAAATTTAAATATTTTTTTCATGTCT is from Thermoanaerobacter uzonensis DSM 18761 and encodes:
- the cas6 gene encoding CRISPR-associated endoribonuclease Cas6, encoding MRIRLTLVPEEDKSLNINYNYFLSGWIYNTLKKANKEYAEELHAKGYSYGKKVFKLFTFSQLRSKNLKIVNENIMFLDKTYLYITSPKKEFLLNFVSEVLNNDVLKLQDYEFKIESVEVLKEPEFNNEENKFICLSPIVTSTAIEIDGKRKSVNLPLHHPRFVENLKNNLIEKYYVLYNALPDNLSLNINFDMEYYSQKPKGKRIKYKNVYVRGYMVPFTMSGNIELIKVAYDCGMGEKNSAGFGMIQKIR
- the cas2 gene encoding CRISPR-associated endonuclease Cas2: MYVLIVYDVEEKRVAKVNKFLKTYLNWVQNSVFEGELTEAQLNRIILWFKGHLDLRCDSVLIYTASSEKWLSKKIIGVEKNSTDNIL
- the cas1b gene encoding type I-B CRISPR-associated endonuclease Cas1b, whose product is MKRSYYLNANGRISRKDNTIYFESETFGKKPLPVQNVQEIFLFGEVDLNTKAINFLAQNNITLHVFNYYGYYMGSFYPREHLPSGFLLVKQVEKYKEEHERLKIAKEIINGASHNILKNVKYYANRKEGLNEYVERIENERKNIKDAKTISELMGVEGRIRNIYYSAFETIIEGKFEFKNRTMNPPDNPINALISFGNSMMYSIVLTEIYNTQLNPTISYLHEPGERRFSLSLDISEIFKPIIVDRIIFSLINQKMIREEHFDQELEMCYLNEKGRVIFQREFEEKLGTIIKHPKLNRSVSYRRLIRLECYKIIKHLLDEEEYESLKMWW
- the cas4 gene encoding CRISPR-associated protein Cas4, which codes for MDLLTGTEINYYFVCKHKLWLFTHGINMEHNSDYVDIGKVLHEKSFQREDKEILLDGRIKIDFVKNQLEIHETKKSKAIEGATKYQVLYYIYYLKKKGVDKVTGVIHYINNHSREEITLSEQDENKIKEVIEEINKIKLMDKPPAKVKSKICTKCSYYELCFS
- a CDS encoding CRISPR-associated helicase/endonuclease Cas3 — its product is MGKKILAKSSEYGEETLIQHTRNALLVFKSLKDTYPEVVEICDDEKFYEYLFVTVFLHDFGKAAEGFQKMLKEGKPWGYRHEIISAGFISCLPYSEDVKKDIALAIITHHKDLYELQESYSTLTTPGKDNYIKKLKELEENIKYLQFMIDKVPEWSKEFLGYEIRLKQIQSMEQIEDAFHFAAKEYLNDYEDKKIKNDKRKLFLGGFLTACDHLSSASQEEIVKAISDMKKIFKFENYKDTQLKAMNTKGSAVLIAPTGYGKTEASLLWSNYNQNESKGKRVFYLLPYTASINAMYNRLKDSFGDERVALLHGKALYFLYKEFTKSEENYFDAVNKARTKYDLSKKIFKPYKVLTPFQILKYFFGVTGFEQHIGEMTGGLFIVDEVHSYDPHTTALILESLKYLKEEYKAEVFIMSATLPEFLKKLFIEELNIKALIEPKKEELKKIVRHKVLVTEGDVFSNIGKIIKDIKESKKVLVVCNTVDRAQKVYNELKDYTSKRALLHSRFILKDRERIEKNLDKVQLLVGTQAIEVSLDIDFDVLYTEPAPIDALIQRFGRVNRRGVKGISPVYIFSQGSCEDKFVYKNQKVVSKTLELLSKYDMISEDLIQNLVNEVYKDGYIDKDYEEFLKAKDSFRNVISQLYPFIENKYLKEEFYELFDNREVVPYIFEEEYINKIKNKEYFEAAGYVVGISQGRYIALKKQGLIEDKGYDVDFVYCEYDKDLGLLIDKPYDNVFTT